The segment ATAAGCATTTGGATGCTTCGCGAAAATTGCTTGTAAATGGGGTTTTTCGTTCCATTCAGAAAAATGAACGGCAAAATATGTATTAAAAAGCAAGCCAATGCCTTTTCGTTCAACATATCGCTGCTCCTTGTTATCTTTACTAGAAATAATGCAGTTTTGCGGACTTATCAATGCGCCTGCTGAAAAGCCTGCAACTGGTACTCCCCGCTCATACGCCTCTTTTATCGCTGCCCCGATATTAGTATCGGCGATATATTCTGCATAACGGCTCGTGTCTCCGCCGCAAATAATCACGCCTCCACTGTCTTTAATCGTTTTTATTACTTGCTCTTCTGTAGTACTTGGGAGCGGTAAATACCGAAACTTTTCTGCACCATATTGTTTTAGTTTATCTGTATAGTCAGGCATATAGGCAAGCCAGCCTTCCCGATCAACCAGCAAGATCGCAATCATTCCCCTTTTTGTCTGGTGCACATATTGCTGCGCCATTTTAGTAGTAAATGGCGGTCCGCCCCCAAAAGCATAAAAATGACGTGCCATCTTATATCCCCCTTATCCTGTATTCTCAAAAGGCTTCCTCTATTATTATATTAAAACTAAAGATTAAGTGTTTCTTTAACCAAATGTCTTTATTTCAAGCCTCCTGTTCTATGTGCAAATTAAAGCTCCAAACGATACGCCTAAGCCTACTATCACTATGCTTTACACGTTAATTCCCTTATCACCTTAAGGCATATTCCAAATATATCCTTATTGTATCACAGTATTTTTTAAAGAATTAAAAAAACCCCTCTCTTAACGAGAAAGGTTTCATTTGCTTTATTATTCACCTAAATCAACATTGTGGTAGACTTGGCGAACATCCTCTAAATCTTCAATAGCATCGATCATCTTTTCAAATTTCGCTTGTGATTCTTCATCAAGTGTTACATCGTTTTGCGCAAGCATTGTTAATTCTGCAACAGTAAATTCTGTAACACCAGCACTTTTGAATGCTTCTTGTACTGCATGGAATTGGTCTGGCTCTGCATAAACAATAACAGATTCGTCTTCAGCAATAATGTCACGAACATCAACATCTGCTTCCATCAATAATTCCAATACTTCTTCTTCTGATTTGCCTTCAACACCGATAACAGCTGTTGCATCAAACATATAAGCAACAGATCCACTGACACCCATGTTTCCGCCGTTTTTCCCGAATGCAGCACGAACATCTGAAGCTGTTCTGTTTACATTGTTTGTAAGTGCATCAACGATTACCATTGAACCACTAGGACCAAATCCTTCATAGCGAAGCTCATCATACGTTTCTTCCGATCCGCCCTTCGCCTTTTCAATAGCACGATCAATGATATTCTTTGGTACACTGTACGTTTTAGCGCGCTCTAAAACAACCTTTAATGCTTGGTTTGATTCTGGATCTGGCTCGCCTTGTTTTGCAGCCACATAAATCTCACGGCCAAACTTAGCGTATATACGGCTTGTGTTTGCATCCTTTGATGCTTTTTTTTCTTTAATATTATTCCATTTACGACCCATTTTGAACACTCTCTTTCTGATTTATCCATCATTACCTATTATAGATAACAACTGGCCGGCTCTTCAATGCCTGTTATGGTATTTTTAATTTGACTTTTTCTTTTAAGCAATGCTTAAGACGAATAATATTATACCGTAAATATGAAATTTGTTCATCTTTCTGGACTATGATTATTGATTTTTCATAAATTTACTAAAGTACCAGCATTCTTCATTCCTTTTAACAGTAATAAATGGTACAGTTAGGTGACAACTAAAAAGGAGCAATAGACAATTATGATTGAAGTAAAAGTATCTCCAATAAGTGATGGGGAATTCAACAGAGGTGTTTTCGCTACAGAAGATATCAAAAAAGGCGAGCTTATTCATAAAGCTCCTGTTATTTCCTACCCGAACGAACAGCACGAGCATATTGAAAAAACACTGTTGGCTGACTATGCATTTGAATACGGCATAAATCATACTGCCATTCTGCTTGGCTATGGCATGCTGTTTAACCATGCTTATGAACCAAATGCTGTTTATGATATTAATTTTGATGAACATACATTTGATTTTTACGCCTATAAGGATATTAAAGCAGGCGAAGAAATCTTAATCAACTATAATGGCGATGTAGATGATAAAGAACTGCTTTGGTTTGACAAAGAAGAATAAAAAAACAGACCTTCATTAAAGATGAAGGTCTGTTTTTTTTAACGGCCGTCCACAATCTCCTTAAAGATTTCGTAGGAGCGGATTTGCTTTTTCTCATCATAAATATAAGAAACGGCCATGATTTCATTTACATCGTATTTTTCCTGGAAGCTTTCTAGCTGTTCCTTCACCGTATTCTTGCTGCCGATGAATGCCATGCTGGACATGGAGGTAGCCATTTCTCTTTCCATCATGCTCCAAACTGCCTCCATGCTGTCAACAGGTGGGCTTAAAGGTGTGCGTGTTCCTCTGACAACATTCAAGAAAAATTGCTGCATTGTTGTTGCTTCCCTTTTTGCGTCTTCATCTGTTTCTGCGGCAATGACATTTAAGCAGACAATCATATACGGTTCAGCCAAATATTGTGATGGCTTAAATCTTCGTTTGTATATAGAGATTGCCTCTTCCATTTGCCCTGGTGCAAAATGAGCAGCAAATACATATGGCAGCCCTAATTGTGCTGCAAGATAAGCAGAGTCTGTTGAAGAACCAAGAA is part of the Niallia taxi genome and harbors:
- a CDS encoding Type 1 glutamine amidotransferase-like domain-containing protein, with the translated sequence MARHFYAFGGGPPFTTKMAQQYVHQTKRGMIAILLVDREGWLAYMPDYTDKLKQYGAEKFRYLPLPSTTEEQVIKTIKDSGGVIICGGDTSRYAEYIADTNIGAAIKEAYERGVPVAGFSAGALISPQNCIISSKDNKEQRYVERKGIGLLFNTYFAVHFSEWNEKPHLQAIFAKHPNAYVYGIDEKTGMYFHNGILERMEGMGVYQMQDGICRKINSA
- a CDS encoding YebC/PmpR family DNA-binding transcriptional regulator, with the translated sequence MGRKWNNIKEKKASKDANTSRIYAKFGREIYVAAKQGEPDPESNQALKVVLERAKTYSVPKNIIDRAIEKAKGGSEETYDELRYEGFGPSGSMVIVDALTNNVNRTASDVRAAFGKNGGNMGVSGSVAYMFDATAVIGVEGKSEEEVLELLMEADVDVRDIIAEDESVIVYAEPDQFHAVQEAFKSAGVTEFTVAELTMLAQNDVTLDEESQAKFEKMIDAIEDLEDVRQVYHNVDLGE
- a CDS encoding SET domain-containing protein, which translates into the protein MIEVKVSPISDGEFNRGVFATEDIKKGELIHKAPVISYPNEQHEHIEKTLLADYAFEYGINHTAILLGYGMLFNHAYEPNAVYDINFDEHTFDFYAYKDIKAGEEILINYNGDVDDKELLWFDKEE